Proteins co-encoded in one Coriobacterium glomerans PW2 genomic window:
- a CDS encoding lipopolysaccharide biosynthesis protein, producing MDVDVVSVKQLSIRQNLIWNTVGNLLYLVVQWALTYCVIIFLGYGEAGVFSLAMSIGNSFYNIATFTIRNYQVSDVSNRFSDDTYILARRICSVAAVLLCILFTVWNGYSLATMLCILMYMLFKISEAMADVYHGIMQRALRMDCIGISFAMKGIVELIFFVVAIILGKTLFIALLCLTVASFGLVYFFDRRIAFSLSVPSDPSRKTQSQVRQLLKTCIPIALYGFFFNTMAQIPRFFLESLSGAEILGVYTSVALPVTIVQVSANFIFSPVTTPLANCIKVGNIKQFIHYIKLVFAGIAIVGIISLPSSIIFGRSFLSILYGSSIVSHDYLLFPLVISGLLVAASWFIANTLTVLRQLRILLLASCISFFIVVISSVPLILACGQNGVTFSFILGLLIFFVICLTSLVFEVRNKMQRQCCNN from the coding sequence TTGGATGTTGATGTTGTGAGCGTTAAACAGTTATCTATCAGACAAAATCTAATCTGGAATACAGTCGGCAACCTTCTTTACCTAGTTGTACAGTGGGCGCTGACTTACTGCGTTATCATTTTCCTCGGTTACGGGGAAGCTGGTGTTTTTTCTCTTGCTATGAGTATCGGTAACTCCTTCTATAACATCGCTACGTTTACCATCAGGAACTACCAAGTATCTGATGTTTCAAATCGTTTTTCCGATGATACGTATATTTTGGCACGGCGCATTTGTTCTGTTGCAGCAGTACTATTGTGCATTTTGTTTACGGTATGGAACGGTTACAGCCTTGCCACCATGCTTTGTATTTTGATGTACATGCTGTTCAAGATATCTGAAGCTATGGCAGACGTGTACCATGGAATAATGCAGCGCGCGCTGCGTATGGATTGCATCGGTATATCCTTTGCTATGAAGGGAATTGTCGAGCTGATATTTTTTGTTGTTGCAATAATCCTTGGAAAAACCCTCTTTATTGCACTGCTCTGTTTAACAGTAGCTTCTTTCGGCCTTGTCTACTTCTTCGATCGGCGCATTGCGTTTAGTTTGAGTGTGCCATCCGATCCGTCACGAAAAACACAGTCTCAGGTACGTCAACTTTTAAAGACTTGTATTCCGATAGCTCTTTATGGATTCTTCTTTAATACGATGGCTCAGATACCGAGATTCTTTCTTGAATCGCTTAGTGGCGCGGAAATTCTTGGTGTCTATACATCTGTCGCTCTTCCTGTGACGATCGTCCAAGTATCTGCAAACTTTATATTCTCTCCCGTAACCACACCCTTAGCAAATTGCATAAAAGTTGGCAATATAAAACAGTTCATACACTACATTAAGTTAGTATTTGCCGGCATTGCAATTGTCGGTATAATTTCATTGCCGAGTTCAATTATTTTTGGTCGAAGTTTTTTGAGCATACTGTACGGGAGTTCAATCGTTTCGCATGACTATCTTTTGTTTCCATTGGTCATCTCAGGACTCTTGGTAGCAGCTTCTTGGTTTATTGCAAACACGCTAACGGTCTTAAGACAGCTCCGTATACTTTTATTAGCTAGCTGCATCTCTTTTTTTATCGTGGTGATATCTAGCGTTCCTTTAATTTTAGCATGCGGCCAAAACGGCGTAACGTTTTCATTCATTTTAGGGCTATTGATCTTTTTTGTAATTTGTCTTACTTCATTGGTATTTGAAGTTCGAAATAAAATGCAGAGACAGTGCTGCAATAATTAA
- a CDS encoding glycosyltransferase family 4 protein has translation MRVAFFSAHYLPHVGGIETYTEKLSNTMADMGNEVVIVTNNLFNSTPIERNGSIEIVRLPCFSFLSGRYPIPNRNAEYKRLINHIERQSFSGIVINARFYLHTLAGVHFAENQNSLPVIIDHGSAYLSFGNSMIDPIVRLYENAITRHLTRHPAAYYGVSDRSVDWLSHFGITARGTIPYAIDVENYQHSASKRNFRQELGVSDSDVLVVFTGRLESIKGIQIILEVADRLRDQAFHCYFTFAGEGSLIAEIKRAAVANPKVSALGRLDNADVAALMRDADLLLLPSRSEGFGASMIEAGAMGTPIMATDVGVASELVINGSGGWIINRNDIQGVVNKISSISADKCLLAEKGSDLQRYIKANFTWKSTAKALIEACEKANYENQTRL, from the coding sequence ATGAGAGTTGCGTTTTTTTCAGCTCATTACCTACCTCATGTTGGTGGCATTGAAACGTACACGGAAAAGCTTTCGAATACCATGGCTGACATGGGGAACGAAGTAGTAATAGTCACTAACAATTTGTTTAATTCTACACCTATTGAGCGTAACGGCTCAATAGAGATAGTGCGCTTACCTTGCTTTTCCTTTCTGTCAGGTCGCTATCCTATTCCCAATAGAAACGCTGAATACAAAAGGCTGATCAATCACATCGAACGGCAAAGCTTTTCAGGTATTGTAATAAATGCACGGTTCTATCTACATACGCTGGCAGGGGTTCATTTCGCTGAAAACCAGAATTCTCTTCCAGTTATAATTGATCATGGTTCAGCGTATCTATCATTTGGAAATTCTATGATAGATCCGATTGTCAGGTTATACGAAAATGCTATCACACGTCATTTGACTCGACACCCTGCGGCTTATTACGGTGTTTCTGATCGTAGCGTCGACTGGCTTTCCCATTTTGGAATAACTGCCCGGGGCACAATTCCCTATGCAATAGATGTTGAAAACTATCAACATTCAGCTTCTAAGAGGAACTTCAGGCAGGAACTTGGTGTTTCAGATTCAGATGTGTTAGTGGTATTTACAGGCAGATTGGAATCTATAAAAGGGATTCAGATTATCTTGGAAGTAGCTGATCGATTGCGCGATCAAGCGTTCCATTGCTATTTCACCTTTGCTGGAGAGGGAAGTTTGATAGCTGAAATCAAGCGAGCTGCTGTTGCGAATCCAAAAGTTTCGGCGCTCGGACGACTCGACAATGCTGATGTTGCTGCACTGATGCGAGATGCAGACCTATTGCTCCTCCCATCTCGCTCAGAGGGATTCGGTGCATCTATGATCGAGGCTGGTGCTATGGGAACCCCTATTATGGCAACAGATGTGGGCGTGGCATCTGAGCTAGTCATCAACGGATCTGGGGGATGGATAATCAACCGTAACGATATACAAGGCGTTGTTAACAAAATAAGTAGCATTTCAGCTGACAAGTGTCTGCTCGCTGAAAAGGGATCTGATCTGCAGCGCTACATTAAGGCAAATTTCACATGGAAGTCGACGGCGAAAGCCTTGATTGAAGCTTGTGAGAAAGCGAACTATGAGAACCAGACACGACTATGA
- a CDS encoding DUF2304 domain-containing protein, producing the protein MPVGSQIAIAIVCLVLLVYVLHLVKHERLQLRYSLLWLMLTTLTLLCAIFPKPLFSMSTFFGFETASNFIYFVGLLFSLVIMLSLSSIVSKQSTSIKNLAQRVALLEHNLTKK; encoded by the coding sequence ATGCCTGTAGGTTCACAAATTGCTATAGCAATAGTTTGTCTTGTTCTGCTTGTATATGTGCTTCACCTTGTGAAACACGAAAGATTGCAGCTACGTTATTCGCTCTTATGGCTCATGTTAACGACACTCACCCTGTTGTGTGCAATATTTCCAAAGCCTTTGTTTTCAATGTCAACATTTTTTGGATTTGAAACAGCATCAAATTTTATCTATTTTGTCGGCCTTCTTTTCTCGCTGGTGATCATGCTATCGCTTAGCTCAATTGTCAGCAAACAATCTACTTCGATAAAGAACTTGGCTCAGAGAGTTGCTCTTCTCGAGCACAACCTTACGAAAAAGTAG
- a CDS encoding glycosyltransferase family 2 protein: MSSTISALIIIPAYNEAECILTTARAVEAAGYDYVIVNDGSHDETLEICKENGLNVVDLPLNLGIGGAVQTGHKYAQRYGYSIDVQIDGDGQHDPKYLPSLIKAIESGADLVIGSRFLNHSTGFRSTFFRRIGIGWLSKWIKVLTGKIITDPTSGFRACGERAIDLFCESYPVDYPEPDSIATALRKGLNVQEIPVEMRERQGGVSSIGGFSGVYYMVKVTLAIWIACMNRYVQ; encoded by the coding sequence ATGAGTTCGACTATAAGTGCATTGATAATCATTCCAGCATATAATGAAGCTGAATGCATTTTGACGACAGCGCGAGCTGTTGAGGCTGCAGGATATGATTACGTTATTGTCAACGATGGGTCGCACGATGAAACGCTTGAAATATGCAAAGAGAACGGACTTAACGTAGTCGATCTGCCATTGAACCTAGGGATCGGTGGAGCAGTTCAAACTGGGCATAAATATGCACAGCGTTATGGCTACAGCATCGACGTGCAAATCGATGGAGATGGACAGCATGATCCCAAATATCTGCCGTCGCTCATTAAGGCGATTGAGAGCGGAGCGGATTTAGTGATCGGTTCCAGGTTTCTCAATCATTCTACTGGCTTCCGCTCCACGTTCTTCCGCCGTATAGGAATCGGATGGCTTTCAAAATGGATAAAAGTGCTTACTGGAAAAATAATTACTGATCCAACATCTGGTTTTCGCGCATGTGGTGAGCGAGCGATCGATTTGTTTTGCGAGAGTTATCCCGTCGATTATCCTGAACCTGATTCGATCGCTACAGCTCTTCGCAAGGGACTCAATGTACAGGAAATTCCAGTCGAAATGCGAGAACGCCAAGGAGGCGTCTCATCCATAGGCGGGTTTTCGGGTGTCTACTACATGGTAAAAGTAACATTGGCAATATGGATTGCTTGCATGAATCGTTACGTGCAATAA
- a CDS encoding glycosyltransferase family 2 protein, with protein sequence MSQRTATGVDRPFFEQTVSVIVPVYNTERYLDQALESLERQTHQALEILCVNDGSTDGSAAIMRAHAEADSRIRVIDKANGGYGAACNRGIEEARGEWIAILEPDDWIEPGMYADMLAFATTFGGLARPVDIIKTPYWVIERADTPQQEKAPCAYRGRVRPRSQPFAVRDAPHLLGHHPSIWSAIYRRGFLLERGIRFHEIPGSGWADNPFLVETLCQTEGILYLDRAYYCYREETPEKTVELAERSPLLPFERWNDMVDVLERLGVTDRSVWDMQTYRGFLYMSGIIETTGIEGHPEIRDAIRNMFSRMDPELVFANRRVSPACKRLFAAYRGIASPRISELDHIRDLVEQTSYAIWNRGLARSLRMVATYVMRYRARSGRK encoded by the coding sequence ATGAGCCAGCGAACGGCGACGGGCGTGGACAGGCCCTTTTTCGAGCAGACCGTCTCGGTCATCGTGCCGGTCTACAACACCGAGCGCTACCTCGACCAAGCGTTGGAGAGCCTTGAGCGGCAGACCCATCAGGCCCTTGAGATCCTGTGCGTGAACGACGGAAGCACCGATGGCTCGGCGGCGATCATGCGCGCCCATGCCGAGGCCGATTCGCGCATCCGCGTGATCGACAAGGCAAACGGGGGCTACGGTGCTGCCTGCAACCGAGGAATCGAGGAGGCTCGCGGCGAGTGGATCGCGATCCTCGAGCCCGATGACTGGATCGAGCCGGGGATGTATGCCGACATGCTGGCGTTCGCGACGACGTTCGGCGGTCTTGCCCGCCCGGTCGATATCATCAAGACCCCGTACTGGGTGATCGAGCGCGCCGATACCCCGCAGCAGGAGAAGGCTCCCTGCGCCTACCGCGGCCGCGTCCGGCCGCGCTCGCAGCCCTTCGCCGTGCGTGATGCTCCGCATCTGCTGGGGCACCACCCATCCATCTGGTCGGCGATCTATCGCAGGGGCTTTCTCTTGGAGAGGGGCATCCGATTTCACGAGATACCCGGCTCGGGCTGGGCGGACAACCCGTTTCTCGTCGAGACGCTCTGTCAGACCGAGGGCATCCTCTATCTGGATCGGGCGTACTACTGCTACCGCGAGGAGACGCCGGAGAAGACCGTCGAGCTCGCAGAGCGCAGCCCGCTTCTGCCCTTCGAGCGCTGGAACGATATGGTCGATGTCCTCGAGCGGCTCGGCGTCACCGACCGTTCCGTATGGGATATGCAGACGTATAGGGGTTTTCTCTACATGAGCGGCATTATCGAGACCACCGGGATCGAGGGGCATCCCGAGATCCGCGACGCGATTCGGAATATGTTCTCGCGGATGGATCCGGAGCTGGTGTTCGCGAATCGGCGCGTGTCGCCGGCCTGCAAGCGCCTGTTCGCCGCGTACCGAGGTATCGCTTCACCTCGGATCAGCGAACTCGATCACATCCGCGATCTGGTGGAGCAGACGTCCTACGCTATCTGGAACCGAGGGCTTGCGCGCTCGCTCAGAATGGTGGCAACGTACGTGATGAGGTACCGTGCGCGATCGGGGAGGAAGTAG